One window of Camelina sativa cultivar DH55 chromosome 4, Cs, whole genome shotgun sequence genomic DNA carries:
- the LOC104781285 gene encoding protein SCARECROW-like: MADSGDFNGGQPPHSPLRATSSGSSSSNNRSGAPPQPPPPPLVMVRKRLASEMSSNPDYNNPSRPPRRASHLLDSNYNTLSPQQQQPSLTAATAVASQPNPPLSVCGFSGLPVFPSDRGGGGRNAMSVQPMEQDSSSSSASPTVWVDAIIRDLIHSSTSVSIPQLIQNVRDIIFPCNPNLGALLEYRLRSLMLLDPSSSSDPSPQSFEPLYQISNNPSPPVTQHQQQQQQHQQQQPQQQHKTPPPPPIQQQERENSSTDAPPQPETVTTTTATVTNTAEALRERKEEIKRQKQDEEGLHLLTLLLQCAEAVSADNLEEANKLLLEISQLSTPYGTSAQRVAAYFSEAMSARLLNSCLGIYAALPSRWMPQTHSLKMVSAFQVFNGISPLVKFSHFTANQAIQEAFEKEDSVHIIDLDIMQGLQWPGLFHILASRPGGPPHVRLTGLGTSMEALQATGKRLSDFADKLGLPFEFCPLAEKVGNLDTERLNVRKREAVAVHWLQHSLYDVTGSDAHTLWLLQRLAPKVVTVVEQDLSHAGSFLGRFVEAIHYYSALFDSLGASYGEESEERHVVEQQLLSKEIRNVLAVGGPSRSGEVKFESWREKMQQCGFKGISLAGNAATQATLLLGMFPSDGYTLVDDNGTLKLGWKDLSLLTASAWTPRS; encoded by the exons ATGGCGGATTCCGGCGATTTCAACGGTGGTCAACCTCCTCATAGTCCTTTAAGAGCCACTTCTTCcggtagtagtagtagcaacAACCGTAGTGGTGCTCCTCCTCAacctccacctcctcctttAGTGATGGTGAGAAAACGATTAGCTTCCGAGATGTCTTCTAACCCTGACTACAACAACCCGTCTCGCCCTCCTCGCCGTGCCTCTCACCTCCTCGACTCCAACTACAATACTCTttcaccacaacaacaacaaccgtcTCTTACCGCGGCGACGGCTGTTGCTTCTCAGCCAAACCCACCTCTCTCTGTCTGTGGCTTCTCTGGTCTTCCTGTTTTCCCTTCAGaccgtggtggtggtggtcggaATGCTATGTCCGTACAGCCAATGGAACaagactcttcctcttcttctgcttcaccTACGGTTTGGGTTGACGCCATTATCAGGGACCTTATCCACTCCTCAACTTCGGTCTCAATCCCTCAACTTATCCAAAACGTTAGAGACATTATCTTCCCTTGTAACCCAAATCTCGGAGCTCTTCTTGAATATAGACTCCGATCTCTCATGCTTCTTgatccttcctcctcctccgaccCTTCTCCtcaatcttttgaacctctctATCAGATCTCAAACAACCCTTCTCCTCCTGTAACTCAAcaccaacagcaacaacaacaacatcaacagcaacaaccacaacaacaacataagactcctcctccacctccgaTTCAGCAACAAGAGAGGGAGAATTCTTCCACCGATGCACCACCGCAACCAGAGACGGTGACAACCACCACAGCCACCGTCACAAACACGGCGGAGGCGttaagagagaggaaagaagagaTTAAGAGACAGAAGCAAGATGAAGAAGGTTTACACCTTCTCACATTGCTGCTACAGTGTGCTGAAGCTGTCTCTGCGGATAACCTCGAAGAAGCAAACAAGCTTCTTCTCGAGATCTCTCAATTGTCAACTCCTTACGGAACCTCAGCGCAGAGAGTAGCTGCTTACTTCTCCGAAGCTATGTCAGCGAGATTACTCAACTCGTGTCTAGGGATTTACGCGGCTTTGCCTTCACGGTGGATGCCTCAAACGCATAGCTTGAAGATGGTCTCTGCGTTTCAGGTGTTTAATGGGATAAGCCCTTTAGTGAAATTCTCACACTTTACAGCGAATCAGGCGATTCAAGAAGCGTTTGAGAAAGAAGACAGTGTACACATCATTGATTTAGACATCATGCAGGGACTTCAATGGCCTGGTTTATTCCACATTCTTGCTTCTAGACCTGGAGGACCTCCTCACGTGCGTCTCACGGGACTTGGTACTTCCATGGAAGCTCTTCAGGCTACTGGGAAACGTCTTTCGGATTTCGCGGATAAGCTTGGTCTACCTTTTGAGTTCTGTCCTTTAGCTGAGAAAGTTGGAAACTTGGACACTGAGAGACTCAATGTGAGGAAGAGAGAAGCTGTTGCTGTTCACTGGCTTCAACATTCTCTTTATGATGTTACTGGCTCTGATGCACACACTCTCTGGTTACTCCAAAG ATTAGCTCCTAAAGTTGTGACAGTAGTTGAACAAGACCTGAGCCATGCTGGTTCCTTCTTAGGAAGATTTGTGGAAGCAATACATTACTACTCAGCACTGTTTGATTCGTTGGGAGCAAGCTACGGCgaagagagtgaagagagaCATGTGGTGGAGCAGCAGCTATTATCGAAAGAGATACGGAATGTATTGGCCGTGGGAGGACCGTCTAGGAGCGGGGAAGTGAAGTTTGAGAGCTGGAGGGAGAAAATGCAACAATGTGGGTTTAAAGGTATATCTTTAGCTGGCAATGCAGCTACACAAGCGACTCTTCTGCTTGGAATGTTTCCTTCGGATGGTTACACTTTGGTTGATGATAATGGTACGCTGAAGCTTGGATGGAAAGATCTTTCCTTACTCACTGCTTCAGCTTGGACGCCTcgttcttag
- the LOC104781284 gene encoding protein SCARECROW-like, which produces MADSGDFNGGQPPHSPLRTTSSGSSSSNNRSGAPPQPPPPPLVMVRKRLASEMSSNPDYNNPSRPPRRASHLLDSNYNTLSPQQQQQQQQQQQQQQQQQPSLTAATAVASQPNPPLSVCGFSGLPVFPSDRGGGRNAMSVQPMEQDSSSSSASPTVWVDAIIRDLIHSSTSVSIPQLIQNVRDIIFPCNPNLGALLEYRLRSLMLLDPSSSSDPSPQSFEPLYQISNNPSPPVTQHQQQQQQHQQQHQQQQPQQQHKTPPPPPIQQQERENSSTDAPPQPETVTTTTATITNTAEALRERKEEIKRQKQDEEGLHLLTLLLQCAEAVSADNLEEANKLLLEISQLSTPYGTSAQRVAAYFSEAMSARLLNSCLGIYAALPSRWMPQTHSLKMVSAFQVFNGISPLVKFSHFTANQAIQEAFEKEDSVHIIDLDIMQGLQWPGLFHILASRPGGPPHVRLTGLGTSMEALQATGKRLSDFADKLGLPFEFCPLAEKVGNLDTERLNVRKREAVAVHWLQHSLYDVTGSDAHTLWLLQRLAPKVVTVVEQDLSHAGSFLGRFVEAIHYYSALFDSLGASYGEESEERHVVEQQLLSKEIRNVLAVGGPSRSGEVKFESWREKMQQCGFKGISLAGNAATQATLLLGMFPSDGYTLVDDNGTLKFGWKDLSLLTASAWTPRS; this is translated from the exons ATGGCGGATTCCGGCGATTTCAACGGTGGTCAACCTCCTCATAGTCCTTTAAGAACCACTTCTTCcggtagtagtagtagcaacAACCGTAGTGGTGCTCCTCCTCAacctccacctcctcctttAGTGATGGTGAGGAAACGATTAGCTTCCGAGATGTCTTCTAACCCTGACTACAACAACCCTTCTCGCCCTCCTCGCCGTGCCTCTCACCTCCTCGACTCCAACTACAATACTCTttcaccacaacaacaacaacaacaacaacaacaacaacaacaacaacaacaacaacaaccgtcTCTTACCGCGGCGACGGCTGTTGCTTCTCAGCCAAACCCACCTCTCTCTGTCTGTGGCTTCTCTGGTCTTCCGGTTTTCCCTTCAGACCGTGGTGGTGGTCGGAATGCTATGTCCGTACAGCCAATGGAACAAGACTCTTCGTCCTCTTCTGCTTCACCTACGGTTTGGGTTGACGCCATTATTAGAGACCTTATCCACTCCTCAACCTCAGTCTCAATCCCTCAACTTATCCAAAACGTTAGAGACATTATCTTCCCTTGTAACCCAAATCTTGGAGCTCTTCTTGAATATAGACTCCGATCTCTCATGCTTCTTgatccttcctcctcctccgaccCTTCTCCTCAATCTTTCGAACCTCTCTATCAGATCTCAAACAACCCTTCTCCTCCTGTAACTCAAcaccaacagcaacaacaacaacatcaacaacaacatcaacagcaacaaccacaacaacaacataagactcctcctccacctccgaTTCAGCAACAAGAAAGGGAGAATTCTTCCACCGATGCACCACCGCAACCGGAGACGGTGACCACAACCACAGCCACCATCACAAACACCGCGGAGGCGTTACgagagaggaaagaagagaTTAAGAGACAGAAGCAAGATGAAGAAGGTTTACACCTTCTCACATTGCTGCTACAGTGTGCTGAAGCTGTCTCTGCGGATAACCTCGAAGAAGCAAACAAGCTTCTTCTCGAGATCTCTCAATTGTCAACTCCTTACGGAACCTCAGCGCAGAGAGTAGCTGCTTACTTCTCCGAAGCTATGTCAGCGAGATTACTCAACTCGTGTCTAGGGATTTACGCGGCTTTGCCTTCACGGTGGATGCCTCAAACGCATAGCTTGAAGATGGTCTCTGCGTTTCAGGTGTTTAATGGGATAAGCCCTTTAGTGAAATTCTCACACTTTACAGCGAATCAGGCGATTCAAGAAGCGTTTGAGAAAGAAGACAGTGTACACATCATTGATTTAGACATCATGCAGGGACTTCAATGGCCTGGTTTATTCCACATTCTTGCTTCTAGACCTGGAGGACCTCCTCACGTGCGTCTCACGGGACTTGGTACTTCCATGGAAGCTCTTCAGGCTACTGGGAAACGTCTCTCGGATTTCGCGGATAAGCTTGGCCTGCCTTTTGAGTTCTGCCCTTTAGCTGAGAAAGTTGGAAACTTGGACACTGAGAGACTCAATGTGAGGAAAAGAGAAGCTGTTGCTGTTCACTGGCTTCAACATTCTCTTTATGATGTTACTGGCTCTGATGCACACACCCTCTGGTTACTCCAAAG ATTAGCTCCTAAAGTTGTGACAGTAGTTGAACAAGACCTGAGCCATGCTGGTTCCTTCTTAGGAAGATTTGTGGAAGCAATACATTACTACTCAGCACTGTTTGATTCGTTGGGAGCAAGCTACGGCgaagagagtgaagagagaCATGTGGTGGAGCAGCAGCTATTATCGAAAGAGATACGGAATGTATTGGCCGTGGGAGGACCGTCGAGGAGCGGGGAAGTGAAGTTTGAGAGCTGGAGGGAGAAAATGCAACAATGTGGGTTTAAAGGTATATCTTTAGCTGGCAATGCAGCTACACAAGCGACTCTTCTGTTGGGAATGTTTCCTTCGGATGGTTACACATTGGTTGATGATAATGGCACGCTTAAGTTTGGATGGAAAGATCTTTCTTTACTCACTGCTTCAGCTTGGACGCCTCGTTCTTag